From one Butyricimonas faecihominis genomic stretch:
- a CDS encoding PKD-like family lipoprotein, with amino-acid sequence MKRFINIAVFFLTGGLLLSGCYDDKGSYDYHDVNEVVIDLPTTVSVRLDKKEAVSVKIEPKLSQTLEEGEAQLTYLWEREKKNSLGLNEWTPCGEEKVCELSFNPEDVNPLAIRLRVQDHREDGSEWYKQLTVQPIVPYSRSWFVLQYNEGKCVLGAVDGEGSGGVVIPDAYKLDMGKDLPIGGTPKYLLTDWMYGSPQGSIINAQQPVIFVGTDQDVYLMNAVSFKQVWKYRDMLHIKEVLHDENFVPEWLATQTYSTVLGEILSDNGKLYMANADGYSVYYPLVWENDADASEFKITKVAPLQGIGFILYDEQNHRFLKTGIYDDFMEGYYYNQYYRKYGMEDYFYPNKTVKKLAKIGENPRVENVFDPDNIGDDKKMINMNMYYADGKYGVLATCFSTSDRKIHVYDLNAAGFGEEAKEAICAAKHTFDLPGGMSVDEVSVTACYLYGKTVFFAGGNKIYKVDFNRTIPKISLLYEHKDPNVRITGLKFKNSLYDTGYSADPNDYESEWMWNYFPYYLGASLDYGGNEGGILEMKLTTAAEVDPDSEIVEHKGFGKIVDFGYSAKV; translated from the coding sequence ATGAAACGATTTATAAATATAGCAGTTTTTTTCCTGACAGGCGGACTTTTATTGTCCGGTTGTTATGATGACAAAGGTTCGTATGACTATCATGATGTTAATGAGGTGGTTATTGATTTGCCCACGACCGTGAGCGTGCGGTTGGATAAAAAAGAGGCTGTCTCTGTAAAGATTGAACCCAAGTTGTCTCAGACGCTGGAGGAGGGTGAGGCTCAATTGACATATCTGTGGGAGAGAGAGAAGAAAAATAGTCTGGGGTTGAACGAATGGACTCCTTGCGGGGAGGAAAAAGTATGTGAATTGTCGTTTAATCCGGAAGATGTGAACCCTTTGGCTATCCGTTTACGGGTGCAGGATCACCGGGAAGACGGGAGTGAATGGTATAAGCAACTGACCGTGCAACCGATCGTTCCCTATAGCCGTAGTTGGTTTGTACTTCAGTATAACGAGGGTAAATGTGTGTTGGGTGCCGTGGATGGTGAAGGAAGTGGCGGAGTGGTTATTCCCGATGCCTACAAGTTGGATATGGGGAAGGATTTGCCTATTGGCGGTACGCCGAAATATTTGTTGACGGATTGGATGTACGGATCCCCACAGGGTTCCATTATTAATGCGCAACAACCGGTGATATTTGTCGGAACGGATCAGGATGTGTATTTGATGAATGCTGTTTCGTTTAAACAGGTATGGAAATATCGTGATATGTTGCATATCAAAGAGGTTCTGCATGATGAAAATTTTGTACCGGAGTGGTTGGCAACCCAAACTTATAGCACGGTATTAGGGGAGATATTATCTGATAACGGGAAGTTGTACATGGCGAATGCTGACGGTTATTCTGTGTATTATCCGCTTGTATGGGAAAATGATGCCGATGCCTCTGAATTCAAAATTACGAAGGTCGCCCCCCTACAAGGTATAGGTTTTATTCTTTATGATGAGCAAAATCACCGATTTTTAAAAACCGGAATTTATGATGATTTTATGGAAGGGTATTATTATAATCAGTACTATAGAAAATATGGAATGGAAGATTATTTTTACCCGAATAAGACGGTGAAAAAACTCGCAAAGATCGGAGAAAATCCCCGGGTTGAAAATGTGTTCGATCCGGATAATATCGGGGATGACAAGAAGATGATTAATATGAATATGTATTATGCTGATGGAAAATACGGGGTATTGGCAACTTGTTTTTCCACTTCCGACCGGAAGATCCACGTGTATGATTTGAATGCAGCCGGTTTTGGTGAAGAAGCTAAAGAGGCGATATGTGCCGCTAAGCATACATTTGATCTTCCCGGCGGGATGAGTGTGGACGAGGTGAGCGTGACAGCTTGTTATCTTTACGGGAAAACCGTGTTCTTTGCCGGAGGCAATAAAATTTATAAAGTAGATTTTAACCGTACAATACCGAAGATTTCGTTACTCTATGAGCACAAGGATCCCAACGTGAGAATTACCGGATTAAAGTTTAAGAATTCGCTTTATGACACGGGGTACTCGGCGGATCCAAATGATTATGAATCTGAATGGATGTGGAATTATTTTCCGTATTATTTAGGTGCTTCATTGGATTATGGTGGAAATGAGGGGGGAATTTTAGAGATGAAACTGACCACGGCTGCAGAGGTTGATCCGGACAGTGAAATTGTTGAACACAAGGGATTCGGCAAGATTGTTGATTTCGGGTATAGCGCGAAGGTGTAA
- a CDS encoding SusC/RagA family TonB-linked outer membrane protein, protein MSFLSVSAATLGQRATIKVTNVTLKSVFKEVKQKMGYTFVYNEHDVNQVGKVTLDITTSDVKQVLDECLKNTALGYYIQGDVVVIQTRAEQIIRDAEKESFKITGLVQDKKKEALPGVTVLLKGTTIGVATDKDGKFSLEVPQMDSVVLVFSFVGMKDKEIAIKKLEKEMKPLTVVMEEAEEELSEVVVTGMFNRRKEGFTGSAVSVKGEDLKKISTTNIAKALAAIDPSFRIMEDVLNGSNPNRLPDLRMRGQATLPGGSNAGTSAEMVTLQGEYDTYPNKPLLIMDGFEIDLQTMVDMDPDRVESITLLKDAAATAIYGSRAANGVIVIESKVPKEGRLWVTYGGNLRVEIPDLSDYNLMNAEEKLRAEVLAGMYEGNGSIEVLQNYQDKLREVKRGVDTYWLDKPLRTSVQQRHTVTLEGGDRALRYRLYVGYNHTPGVMKGSKRDVMTGSLDLQYRFNKVLLKNSITIDNTVGDESPWGSFSEYTKLNPYLRPYGENGEILKRLDNFVIFANAAGRTTDYANPMYNATLNTKNRTTSFSVRNLFSVEYNPNSDLRLIGSFSLSKGNGKTDVFRPAQHTAFEGIADPTKRGDFRRTQQENFQYSLDLTASYNKLLGEVHYVTANARMSVQESKDESYGAHVTGFPNENMDGILFGKEYDEKMTGSENTSRLIGWAGSFGYSYAYKYSADFSIRLDGSSQFGKDNRFAPFWAAGVRWDVKKENFMSRVDFISEFVLRASYGVTGTQGFAPYQSRELYSYGALLHPYLASDGTGVELVAMPNEKLKWQQTDTWNIGLELGLLNGRITARAEYFQKLTKNSLTQITLAPSLGFNSYPENMGTLENKGVELNFAFIPYQNTAKSAYWTISLNGSHNTDKLKKISEALRHMNEENYNKQEDSPLPHYEEGESINRIWAVRSLGIDPMTGEEILLKRNGKMTGEYDVVDLVPCGTTEPKWQGNINSSFAYKGFGVDVSMAYKFGGQVYNQTLVDKVENADLMRNADKRVLDLRWMKVGDTAKFKGMNTGINGAGTKATSRFVMDENTFQMTSIALSYRMDRTNTKFLERWGLSSVKFAFNMEDLFYLSSVKQERGTDYPFARRFSFSLNVAF, encoded by the coding sequence ATGTCGTTTTTATCCGTTTCTGCGGCAACTTTAGGACAACGGGCCACAATAAAAGTTACGAATGTGACATTGAAGTCTGTTTTTAAGGAGGTCAAACAGAAGATGGGGTATACGTTTGTTTATAATGAACATGATGTAAATCAAGTGGGAAAAGTGACTTTGGACATTACAACGAGTGATGTGAAACAAGTACTCGACGAATGTTTGAAGAACACGGCTTTGGGATATTACATTCAAGGTGATGTCGTGGTGATACAGACACGGGCGGAACAGATTATACGGGATGCGGAGAAGGAATCGTTTAAAATAACCGGTTTGGTACAGGATAAAAAGAAAGAGGCTTTACCCGGTGTTACGGTTTTACTGAAGGGAACGACTATCGGGGTGGCAACGGATAAAGATGGAAAATTCTCCCTTGAAGTGCCTCAAATGGATAGTGTCGTGTTGGTTTTTTCTTTCGTTGGTATGAAAGATAAAGAGATCGCGATAAAAAAATTGGAGAAAGAGATGAAACCGTTGACCGTGGTGATGGAAGAAGCTGAAGAGGAGTTGTCTGAAGTCGTGGTAACCGGTATGTTTAACCGGAGAAAAGAAGGTTTTACAGGATCGGCTGTTTCCGTGAAAGGGGAGGATTTAAAGAAAATCAGCACGACGAATATTGCGAAGGCTTTGGCCGCGATAGATCCTTCTTTTAGGATTATGGAGGATGTGTTGAACGGGTCGAATCCCAATCGCTTGCCTGATTTGCGTATGCGAGGACAAGCCACGTTGCCCGGTGGCAGTAATGCCGGGACTTCGGCCGAAATGGTGACTTTGCAAGGAGAATATGACACTTATCCTAATAAGCCGTTGCTGATCATGGACGGCTTTGAAATAGATTTGCAGACGATGGTCGATATGGATCCCGATCGGGTGGAATCAATAACCTTGTTGAAGGATGCTGCCGCCACGGCTATTTATGGTTCTCGTGCCGCAAACGGGGTGATAGTCATTGAATCTAAAGTTCCGAAGGAAGGGCGTTTGTGGGTAACTTACGGGGGAAATCTTCGCGTGGAAATCCCAGATCTGTCAGACTACAACTTGATGAATGCGGAAGAGAAATTGAGAGCGGAAGTTTTGGCCGGTATGTACGAGGGTAACGGTAGTATTGAGGTCTTGCAAAATTATCAAGACAAATTGAGAGAGGTGAAGCGAGGCGTGGATACCTATTGGTTGGATAAGCCGTTGCGTACCTCCGTTCAACAACGTCATACCGTGACTTTGGAGGGCGGTGACCGGGCATTGCGTTATCGTTTGTATGTTGGGTATAACCATACACCGGGTGTGATGAAAGGGAGCAAAAGGGATGTGATGACCGGATCTTTGGATTTACAATACCGTTTTAATAAAGTGTTGTTGAAGAATAGCATCACGATTGACAATACCGTGGGAGACGAGTCTCCTTGGGGAAGTTTTAGTGAATATACCAAGTTGAATCCTTATTTACGGCCTTACGGGGAAAACGGGGAAATTTTAAAACGTTTGGATAATTTCGTGATATTTGCCAACGCGGCCGGCCGTACAACGGATTATGCCAACCCGATGTATAATGCTACTTTGAATACAAAGAATAGAACAACAAGTTTTTCCGTGAGAAATTTGTTTAGCGTGGAATACAATCCTAACAGTGATTTGCGTTTGATCGGTTCTTTTTCTCTTTCCAAGGGGAATGGTAAAACGGACGTTTTCAGACCCGCCCAGCATACTGCTTTCGAGGGAATTGCGGATCCTACAAAACGGGGAGATTTCCGGCGTACCCAACAGGAGAATTTTCAGTACTCTCTAGACTTGACGGCGAGTTATAATAAGTTGTTGGGTGAAGTACATTATGTTACCGCCAATGCCCGTATGTCTGTACAGGAGAGTAAAGATGAAAGTTATGGGGCTCATGTAACGGGTTTCCCGAATGAAAATATGGATGGAATTTTGTTCGGTAAGGAATATGATGAAAAGATGACCGGTTCCGAGAACACGTCGCGTTTGATTGGTTGGGCCGGAAGTTTCGGGTATTCTTATGCTTACAAGTACTCGGCTGATTTCAGTATCCGTTTGGATGGTTCTTCCCAATTCGGTAAAGATAATCGTTTTGCACCTTTCTGGGCTGCGGGGGTTCGTTGGGATGTGAAAAAGGAGAACTTCATGTCGAGGGTGGATTTTATTTCGGAATTTGTATTGAGAGCTTCTTACGGGGTTACCGGTACACAGGGGTTTGCGCCTTACCAGTCAAGGGAGTTGTATAGTTATGGAGCTTTGCTTCATCCTTATCTCGCTTCTGACGGAACCGGGGTGGAACTTGTTGCGATGCCGAATGAAAAATTGAAATGGCAACAGACTGATACTTGGAATATCGGTTTGGAATTGGGGCTTTTAAACGGACGGATTACTGCCCGTGCGGAGTATTTCCAGAAATTGACCAAAAATTCGCTGACTCAGATAACGTTGGCTCCTTCACTGGGTTTTAATTCTTATCCGGAGAATATGGGTACCTTGGAAAATAAAGGTGTCGAGTTGAATTTTGCTTTTATTCCTTATCAAAATACGGCAAAATCGGCGTATTGGACAATTTCTCTCAACGGTTCTCATAACACGGACAAGTTGAAGAAAATTTCCGAGGCGTTGCGCCATATGAACGAGGAAAATTACAACAAACAGGAGGATAGTCCGCTTCCGCATTACGAAGAGGGAGAGTCTATCAACCGTATCTGGGCTGTTAGATCGTTAGGTATTGATCCGATGACAGGTGAAGAGATATTGTTGAAGAGAAATGGCAAGATGACCGGGGAATACGATGTGGTGGATTTGGTTCCTTGTGGTACGACAGAGCCGAAATGGCAGGGAAATATCAATTCCTCTTTTGCTTACAAGGGATTCGGAGTCGACGTGAGTATGGCGTATAAATTCGGAGGACAGGTTTATAATCAAACTTTGGTAGATAAGGTGGAGAATGCGGATTTAATGCGTAATGCCGATAAACGGGTGTTGGATTTGCGTTGGATGAAAGTGGGTGATACGGCGAAGTTTAAAGGAATGAATACGGGAATTAATGGAGCCGGGACTAAAGCGACTTCGCGTTTCGTCATGGATGAGAATACTTTCCAGATGACTTCTATTGCTTTAAGTTATCGTATGGACCGGACGAACACGAAATTCTTGGAACGCTGGGGATTGAGTTCCGTGAAATTCGCTTTTAACATGGAGGATCTGTTTTACCTTTCTTCCGTGAAGCAGGAACGGGGAACTGATTACCCCTTTGCCCGGCGGTTTTCGTTTTCTCTAAATGTTGCATTCTAA
- a CDS encoding FecR family protein — protein MFDQIDIETLILKYLQGKLAEEEKRQLDEWLKDDRNKKLFSRLVNKQRILVKMERLDEYDWEKSWKVMEKKLHERKKFSWKYWGMVASLLGIVLLGTWVFMEKNEKKSPVVVMRGVEPGGVFAELVLPDGKIVELNKDSNNLFLGESGKVLRNENGVLFLTQDSVQLQKVGYSEIRTPRGGEYQVVLPDNSIVWLNADSKLRFPLTFSGKERRVFASGELYFQVAKDSLSPFRIEVEGLYEVEVLGTEFNVRAYSDLPSATTLVDGRVLIRDKGTKVVLKPGEQAVKGKHGEVVVREVDVAPYIAWKQGYFLFEDERLEDILNELARWYDVNIFFENSSVREERFSVDMPRHESFEEVLRLIEQTRSIQIEIEGNNVFVK, from the coding sequence ATGTTTGATCAAATTGATATAGAAACACTGATATTGAAATACCTTCAAGGAAAATTGGCAGAGGAGGAGAAAAGGCAATTGGATGAATGGTTGAAGGACGATAGGAATAAAAAACTTTTTTCTAGGTTAGTGAATAAGCAGAGGATATTGGTGAAGATGGAACGTTTGGATGAGTATGATTGGGAAAAAAGTTGGAAAGTAATGGAAAAAAAGCTGCATGAAAGGAAAAAGTTCTCGTGGAAATATTGGGGTATGGTTGCGTCATTGTTAGGGATCGTGTTGCTTGGAACTTGGGTGTTTATGGAAAAAAATGAAAAAAAATCTCCCGTGGTTGTTATGCGAGGTGTTGAACCGGGAGGGGTATTTGCAGAGTTAGTTCTTCCCGATGGAAAAATTGTAGAATTGAATAAGGATAGCAACAATCTGTTTTTGGGAGAGAGTGGTAAGGTATTGAGGAATGAGAATGGCGTGTTATTTTTAACACAAGATTCGGTCCAGTTGCAAAAGGTGGGCTATAGCGAGATCAGAACACCAAGGGGCGGGGAGTATCAAGTGGTGTTGCCGGATAATTCGATCGTTTGGTTGAATGCTGATTCGAAGTTACGTTTCCCGTTGACTTTTTCTGGAAAAGAACGTAGAGTGTTTGCCAGTGGCGAGCTTTATTTTCAAGTTGCCAAGGATTCTCTTTCACCTTTCCGGATTGAGGTTGAGGGATTGTACGAGGTTGAAGTGCTTGGGACGGAATTTAATGTCCGGGCTTATTCTGATTTACCTTCGGCAACGACATTGGTGGACGGGCGTGTTTTGATTCGGGATAAAGGGACAAAAGTCGTATTGAAACCAGGCGAACAAGCTGTAAAAGGGAAGCATGGTGAAGTGGTGGTACGAGAGGTGGATGTCGCTCCTTATATTGCCTGGAAACAGGGATATTTCCTTTTTGAGGATGAACGTTTGGAAGATATTTTGAACGAGTTGGCCCGTTGGTATGATGTGAATATATTTTTTGAAAATTCGTCTGTACGGGAGGAGCGTTTCTCCGTGGATATGCCTCGGCATGAAAGTTTTGAAGAGGTTCTTCGTTTGATAGAACAAACGAGATCGATACAAATTGAAATTGAAGGAAATAATGTTTTTGTGAAATAA
- a CDS encoding DUF4843 domain-containing protein, giving the protein MKKYRFLLLLFVLGFIYMGCEENDIDVYDETPRLNLYYRNLAVHFRDSDYVKGNTEKEWLLRVDLQGYRLTEDKSFCMKVRPNDAYTLKADVSFAEQYMFPKDSIHQIFTIKVARPENLTTTKAYQADICFDLDNPLHQFDPGREDKEVLPLEVHYVIKRTNWNDYQWGEYSDAKYFFMMDHFKATIDDIPENEDTQKEIYDAYEEYKKNNPPLLDDKGKEIVFKKVD; this is encoded by the coding sequence ATGAAAAAATATAGATTTCTTTTATTGCTATTTGTATTGGGTTTCATTTACATGGGATGCGAGGAGAATGATATTGACGTGTACGATGAGACGCCTCGTCTGAATCTGTATTATAGAAATTTAGCCGTTCATTTCAGGGATTCCGATTACGTGAAAGGAAATACGGAGAAAGAGTGGTTGTTGAGAGTGGATTTGCAGGGGTATCGTCTCACGGAGGATAAAAGTTTTTGTATGAAAGTAAGGCCGAATGACGCCTATACGTTGAAAGCGGATGTCTCTTTTGCCGAGCAGTACATGTTTCCAAAAGATTCTATACACCAGATCTTTACGATAAAGGTCGCTCGGCCGGAAAATTTGACAACAACGAAAGCTTACCAGGCAGACATCTGTTTTGATCTGGACAATCCTTTGCATCAGTTTGATCCGGGGCGGGAAGACAAGGAGGTTTTACCGTTAGAGGTTCATTACGTGATCAAGAGAACGAATTGGAATGACTATCAATGGGGTGAGTATTCCGATGCGAAATACTTTTTTATGATGGATCATTTTAAGGCCACGATAGATGATATCCCGGAGAATGAGGATACTCAAAAAGAGATATATGATGCTTATGAGGAATATAAAAAGAATAATCCGCCTTTGTTGGACGACAAGGGAAAGGAGATCGTATTTAAAAAAGTAGACTAA
- a CDS encoding RNA polymerase sigma-70 factor produces MFFVKRTVIEHTHYFNLSNNNFIIKLHSGDERVFKEIFKKYYLPVRSFAWRFVKDNDIAEDIVQDCFLNVWEKRLTFNVITEIRNYLYTSTRNACLDHLKHEQIKQKHAIQLLTTASQEEEQEYILEEEVDALIHQAIGTLPRQAQKMVIMTLNGDSNLEIAQKLNITVNTVKSTKLKAYQILRKRLRNVQWFLALLT; encoded by the coding sequence TTGTTTTTTGTTAAGCGCACGGTTATTGAACACACACATTATTTTAATTTGTCAAATAATAATTTCATAATAAAGTTACACTCCGGTGATGAAAGGGTATTCAAGGAGATATTCAAAAAATATTATCTTCCTGTCAGATCATTTGCGTGGCGCTTTGTAAAGGACAACGATATTGCTGAAGATATCGTGCAGGATTGTTTTTTAAACGTATGGGAAAAAAGGCTTACATTCAATGTCATTACCGAGATAAGAAATTACCTGTACACGAGTACCCGCAACGCTTGTCTGGACCATCTAAAACATGAACAAATAAAACAAAAGCACGCTATCCAACTATTGACAACCGCATCACAAGAGGAAGAACAGGAATATATTCTGGAAGAAGAAGTCGATGCATTAATCCACCAAGCCATCGGGACACTTCCCAGACAAGCACAAAAGATGGTTATTATGACATTAAACGGAGACTCGAACCTCGAAATTGCTCAAAAATTAAATATTACCGTAAATACAGTCAAATCCACAAAATTAAAGGCGTATCAAATTTTACGCAAACGTCTTCGTAACGTACAATGGTTTCTCGCATTACTCACTTAA
- a CDS encoding RagB/SusD family nutrient uptake outer membrane protein has translation MKKKIYILLLGIVTGLTACSDWLDVQPKTSIPGDDLFESEAGFKDVLTGFYLKMGQTSLYAENLTYGYLEVMSGNYDYYPDVVLKDIYDYDNTWLSEKDNIYGSMYNIIANINNFLKYIDKNRSVIKTGKYYELMKGEALGLRAFLHFDLLRLFGPVYSENPTGKAIPYRVSFDLKATPVLPADQVITYVLKDLHEADSLLEVSDSKSFKIPNTYDKDYNAFESSRQLRMNVYAVRAMLARVYLYKGDADSKAKALTYAREVVESDYFGLHEDNSNPVLFGEHIFGLNVYELDKLLEEDGKYKTQIPEGQLSEAYYILRTKENFDEQYETGSRGSFDIRANTAAFKNVSGDGDKRYKLCLKYDQSKYTSNSSQYSGKNVLPLIRLPEMYYIIAECETDKEKSAEALNTVMWARGISYEDGVVADDAYDRLDTRPDYDQAHTKRVNELMKEYRKEFFSEGQLFYFYKRHNYRTFPYCVKENMAGFYQWPLPDNEIIFGNNN, from the coding sequence ATGAAAAAGAAAATATATATATTGTTATTAGGAATTGTGACCGGCTTGACGGCTTGTTCCGATTGGCTGGATGTACAACCCAAAACATCTATCCCGGGTGATGACCTGTTCGAGAGTGAGGCGGGGTTCAAGGATGTATTGACCGGTTTTTATCTGAAAATGGGACAAACAAGTTTGTATGCCGAAAATTTAACTTACGGTTATCTGGAAGTGATGTCGGGGAATTATGATTATTATCCCGATGTGGTATTGAAGGATATATACGATTATGATAATACATGGTTATCCGAGAAGGATAATATTTACGGGTCGATGTATAATATAATTGCTAATATTAATAATTTTTTGAAGTATATCGACAAGAATCGTTCTGTGATTAAAACGGGGAAATATTACGAGTTGATGAAAGGAGAAGCCTTGGGATTGCGAGCTTTTTTGCATTTTGATTTATTGAGACTCTTCGGTCCCGTGTATAGCGAGAATCCGACGGGGAAGGCTATCCCTTACAGGGTATCGTTTGATCTGAAAGCAACTCCTGTGTTACCGGCCGATCAGGTTATAACGTATGTGTTGAAGGATTTGCACGAGGCTGATTCTTTGCTGGAAGTTTCAGATAGCAAGAGTTTTAAGATTCCCAACACGTATGATAAGGATTACAATGCTTTCGAGAGTTCACGCCAGTTACGGATGAATGTCTATGCCGTGAGGGCCATGTTGGCACGGGTATATCTGTATAAAGGGGATGCAGACAGCAAGGCTAAGGCGTTGACTTACGCCCGCGAGGTGGTGGAAAGCGATTATTTCGGTTTGCATGAAGATAATTCCAATCCGGTATTGTTTGGTGAGCATATTTTCGGCTTGAATGTTTACGAGTTGGACAAGTTGTTGGAAGAGGATGGTAAATATAAGACGCAAATCCCCGAGGGGCAACTATCCGAGGCGTATTATATCTTGCGGACAAAAGAGAATTTTGATGAACAATATGAAACCGGAAGCAGGGGATCCTTCGATATTCGGGCAAATACAGCCGCTTTTAAGAATGTGTCCGGGGATGGAGATAAAAGGTATAAACTTTGTTTGAAATATGATCAGTCTAAGTATACTTCCAATTCTTCTCAGTATAGTGGGAAAAATGTGTTGCCCTTGATCCGCCTGCCTGAAATGTATTATATCATAGCGGAATGCGAGACGGATAAGGAAAAGAGCGCGGAGGCGTTGAATACGGTAATGTGGGCAAGGGGAATTTCCTATGAGGATGGGGTGGTCGCGGATGACGCATACGATCGGTTGGATACGAGACCCGATTACGATCAGGCCCACACGAAACGAGTTAATGAACTTATGAAGGAATACCGGAAAGAATTCTTTTCTGAAGGACAGTTATTCTACTTCTATAAACGTCATAATTATAGGACATTTCCTTATTGTGTCAAGGAAAATATGGCAGGTTTCTACCAATGGCCGTTACCGGACAACGAAATAATTTTTGGCAATAACAATTAA